In Henckelia pumila isolate YLH828 unplaced genomic scaffold, ASM3356847v2 CTG_80:::fragment_1, whole genome shotgun sequence, one genomic interval encodes:
- the LOC140873758 gene encoding BTB/POZ domain-containing protein At3g05675-like — protein sequence MYRKAEVNLLKFDDQRTSDVAIRLRNKEGKQELYYSHSLILKSKSKYFADRLSNQSSRAFVELECSEFDYDCYVKLLKLLYLPSDSVLDTWDSVQSALGVLQVAETLQCEAIVNSCIQYLEAVPWEDTEEGEIIKVVSRLGPMAMPMLARIQPVNVNASKGVLISAIRLATSTDPPFPPFGDELRISAQEQVDYMLRDDEDMPLVTADNEVKMEARIGLSNTFSLFEKELSSVLKFDITSTVAESKIRQNLSDLEWMCNILPKMGLMDEFVLKWIDISDDVLLVVEDKKLENIMWGLKVKIIEVTSKVLDAVGYGNVILAAPRRVKLLKSWLPFIRKLKPILDSMIDKDMEFPHKMDEDMCQSIEGAIVSLVLALPSDDQADILADWMNTEHVTYPDLSEAFEVWSFRTKSAKRRLVSGLDRVDDDAVIL from the coding sequence ATGTATCGAAAAGCAGAGGTCAACTTGCTTAAATTTGACGACCAGCGTACGAGTGATGTCGCTATACGGTTAAGAAATAAGGAGGGAAAACAGGAACTCTACTATTCACATTCACTTATTCTTAAAAGCAAGAGCAAGTACTTTGCAGATAGACTTTCGAACCAAAGTTCTCGTGCTTTTGTCGAGTTAGAGTGCTCAGAATTTGACTATGATTGCTATGTCAAACTTTTGAAGCTACTTTATCTTCCTTCAGACTCGGTTTTGGACACATGGGATTCTGTTCAATCTGCTCTTGGCGTTCTACAGGTGGCTGAAACTTTACAGTGTGAAGCAATTGTCAACAGTTGCATTCAGTACCTGGAGGCTGTACCTTGGGAAGATACTGAGGAAGGTGAGATTATTAAAGTAGTTTCACGATTAGGTCCAATGGCCATGCCTATGCTAGCAAGAATCCAACCCGTAAATGtaaatgcctcgaaaggtgttcTAATCTCTGCAATTCGCCTTGCCACCTCTACCGACCCTCCTTTCCCTCCTTTTGGAGACGAGCTTAGAATTTCTGCCCAAGAGCAAGTCGATTACATGCTCCGGGATGATGAAGACATGCCGTTGGTCACAGCTGATAATGAGGTAAAAATGGAAGCCAGGATTGGCCTGTCAAATACATTTTCTTTGTTTGAAAAAGAACTATCCTCAGTTTTGAAATTCGACATCACATCTACGGTAGCCGAGAGTAAAATTAGGCAGAATTTATCTGATCTTGAATGGATGTGCAATATTCTACCAAAAATGGGGCTTATGGATGAATTCGTTTTAAAATGGATTGATATATCTGATGATGTATTATTGGTTGTCGAAGACAAGAAACTCGAAAATATAATGTGGGGTTTAAAAGTCAAGATCATTGAAGTGACTTCAAAAGTACTTGATGCGGTAGGATATGGGAATGTGATTCTTGCAGCGCCACGACGAGTGAAGCTGCTCAAATCGTGGCTGCCGTTCATTAGAAAACTGAAGCCTATTCTTGATTCAATGATTGACAAGGACATGGAATTCCCTCACAAAATGGATGAAGATATGTGCCAAAGCATTGAAGGGGCAATAGTTTCCTTAGTTTTGGCGCTACCATCTGATGATCAAGCTGACATTCTTGCAGATTGGATGAATACAGAGCATGTAACATATCCTGATCTGAGCGAAGCTTTTGAGGTATGGTCTTTTAGAACGAAATCTGCCAAGAGAAGATTAGTTTCAGGTTTGGACAGAGTTGATGATGATGCTGTCATACTCTGA